In Zonotrichia albicollis isolate bZonAlb1 chromosome 3, bZonAlb1.hap1, whole genome shotgun sequence, a single window of DNA contains:
- the RRP15 gene encoding RRP15-like protein produces MAAAVAGPRGRGAAGMDTDTDTDTDSGSELSSELPDDSYSSGGEAVDGDDEDEAAAPGNVAEEATSSKDGPSSGWADAMAKVLNKKIPQNKSTILAKNKSLEKEREKKKQEREEKKMRLDKKREWEMMCRVKPDVVKDREKERNLQRIATRGVVQLFNAVRTHQKKMEEEVKKAGGSERKRAKLMSSVSKRDFIDVLRNMEGAKGTKNPAGKAAKSKQGEVKSEEGPEWNILRDDFMMGASMKDWDKESDGEGNTEEGGGLKQEDDSD; encoded by the exons ATGGCGGCGGCCGTGGCGGGCCCACGTGGGCGCGGGGCCGCGGGCATGGATACGGATACGGACACGGACACGGACAGCG GTTCTGAGTTAAGTTCAGAACTTCCAGATGACAGCTACTCTTCGGGAGGTGAAGCCGTGGATGgtgatgatgaagatgaagcagcagcccctggcaatGTGGCTGAAGAGGCAACAAGCTCCAAAGATGGCCCAAGTTCAGGATGGGCAGATGCCATGGCAAAAGTGCTCAACAAAAAGATTCCACAGAATAAGTCCACCATCTTGGCCAAGAATAAAagcctggagaaggaaagagagaaaaaaaaacaagagagggaagaaaagaagatGAGG CTTGATAAAAAGCGGGAATGGGAAATGATGTGCCGAGTGAAGCCAGATGTTGTCAAAGACcgagagaaggaaagaaatcttCAGAGAATTGCCACAAG AGGTGTTGTACAATTATTCAACGCTGTCAGGACGCACCAGAAGAAAATGGAAGAGGAGGTGAAGAAAGCAGGGGGCTCTGAGAGGAAGCGTGCTAAACTGATGTCTTCTGTTTCAAAGAGAGATTTCATTGATGTTCTAAGAAACATGGAGGGGGCTAAAGGAACCAAGAATCCTGCTGGAAAGGCTGCTAAAAGTAAACAG GGTGAAGTGAAGTCTGAGGAGGGGCCAGAATGGAATATACTGCGTGATGACTTCATGATGGGAGCATCTATGAAGGACTGGGACAAGGAAAGCGATGGAGAGGGCAACACTGAAGAAGGAGGTGGTCTGAAACAAGAAGATGACAGTGACTGA